The proteins below come from a single Acidimicrobiia bacterium genomic window:
- the rplO gene encoding 50S ribosomal protein L15, whose protein sequence is MKLHDLKPPKGSKTPRRRVGRGIGGKGGKTAGRGMKGQGARSNIKPGFEGGQTPLHRRTPKARGFRNPFRVEYAVVNLDTLELFDATTVVDPDALRAKGLVAKQGLVKVLGGGQVTKGLTVKAHAFSASAKRAIEGAGGTTEVIPAPWGDRRPAAGGNNALTNR, encoded by the coding sequence ATCAAGCTGCACGATCTGAAACCGCCGAAGGGCTCGAAGACGCCGCGCCGGCGCGTCGGGCGCGGCATCGGTGGCAAGGGCGGGAAGACCGCGGGTCGGGGCATGAAGGGCCAAGGCGCGCGCTCCAACATCAAGCCGGGCTTCGAAGGTGGGCAGACGCCGCTGCACCGTCGCACACCCAAGGCGCGGGGCTTCCGCAACCCGTTCCGGGTCGAGTACGCCGTCGTCAACCTCGACACGCTCGAGCTCTTCGACGCGACCACGGTCGTCGATCCCGACGCGCTCCGCGCGAAGGGACTCGTCGCGAAACAGGGTCTCGTGAAGGTGCTCGGCGGCGGTCAGGTCACCAAGGGACTCACCGTCAAGGCGCACGCATTCTCCGCGAGCGCGAAGCGCGCGATCGAGGGTGCCGGCGGAACGACCGAGGTCATTCCGGCGCCGTGGGGCGACCGACGGCCTGCGGCCGGCGGCAACAACGCACTGACCAACCGTTAG
- the rplE gene encoding 50S ribosomal protein L5, translating to MAGTTTREKPRLKAKYDDEIRATLQRELALENVMEVPRLEKIVLNCGVGLATQQASLLDGAVADLSVITGQKPLVTKAKKSIAGFKLREGNAIGAKVTLRGDRMWEFFDRLVSLAIPRIRDFRGMNTKSFDGRGNYTFGVTEQLIFPEIDYDKIDTVRGMDITIVTTATTDDQGRALLRALGFPFRRDTGEES from the coding sequence ATGGCCGGCACCACCACGCGCGAGAAGCCGCGCCTGAAGGCCAAGTACGACGACGAGATCCGCGCCACGCTTCAGCGCGAGCTCGCGCTCGAGAACGTCATGGAGGTGCCGCGCCTCGAGAAGATCGTCTTGAACTGCGGTGTCGGCCTGGCCACACAACAGGCTTCGCTGCTGGACGGCGCGGTCGCCGACCTGAGCGTCATCACCGGTCAGAAGCCACTCGTGACCAAGGCGAAGAAGTCGATCGCGGGGTTCAAGCTCCGCGAGGGCAACGCGATCGGCGCCAAGGTCACATTGCGCGGCGACCGGATGTGGGAGTTCTTCGACCGGCTCGTGAGCCTCGCGATCCCCCGCATCCGCGACTTCCGCGGAATGAACACCAAGTCTTTCGACGGCCGCGGCAACTACACGTTCGGTGTGACCGAGCAGCTGATCTTCCCGGAGATCGATTACGACAAGATCGACACGGTGCGTGGCATGGACATCACGATCGTCACCACCGCGACCACCGACGACCAAGGGCGCGCCCTGTTGCGCGCTCTCGGGTTCCCGTTCCGCCGTGACACCGGCGAGGAGAGCTAG
- the rplX gene encoding 50S ribosomal protein L24 produces MSNTAPKLKLRKGDRVVVLSGKDLGKEGEITRVIPERRMVIVDGVNMAKRHQRATKATSQGGIIDKDMAIPIANVAIVCPGCGRSRVGYRVEGGDKVRICKKCGKDI; encoded by the coding sequence ATGAGCAACACCGCTCCCAAGCTCAAGCTCCGCAAGGGCGATCGCGTGGTGGTCCTCTCCGGCAAAGACCTCGGCAAGGAAGGCGAGATCACCCGCGTGATCCCCGAGCGGCGCATGGTGATCGTCGACGGCGTGAACATGGCGAAGCGTCACCAGCGCGCCACGAAGGCCACGTCGCAGGGCGGCATCATCGACAAGGACATGGCGATCCCGATCGCGAACGTCGCCATCGTCTGCCCTGGGTGCGGACGCAGCCGCGTCGGCTACCGCGTCGAAGGCGGCGACAAGGTCCGCATCTGCAAGAAGTGCGGGAAGGACATATGA
- the rplF gene encoding 50S ribosomal protein L6: MSRVGQEPIPIPSGVEVVVEGARVRVKGPKGELEHEAPGAIAVAREGDDLVVTRPDDERGNRALHGLTRSLVANMVTGVSEGFVRELEIVGVGYRATAQGPSKLELQLGFSHSVQFEAPDGVTFEVPQPTRITVRGCDKQLVGQVAANIRKIRKPEPYKGKGIRYADERVLRKAGKSAK, encoded by the coding sequence ATGTCCCGTGTCGGCCAAGAGCCAATTCCGATCCCCTCCGGGGTCGAGGTCGTGGTCGAGGGCGCGCGCGTGCGCGTGAAGGGCCCGAAGGGCGAGCTCGAGCACGAAGCACCGGGCGCGATCGCTGTCGCACGCGAGGGCGACGACCTCGTGGTCACCCGACCCGACGACGAGCGCGGGAACCGCGCGCTGCACGGTCTGACCCGATCCCTCGTGGCCAACATGGTCACCGGCGTGTCGGAGGGCTTCGTGCGCGAGCTCGAGATCGTCGGAGTGGGCTACCGAGCCACCGCGCAAGGGCCGTCAAAGTTGGAGCTCCAGCTCGGCTTCTCGCACTCGGTGCAGTTCGAAGCCCCCGACGGCGTCACGTTCGAGGTGCCCCAGCCCACGCGCATCACAGTGCGCGGGTGCGACAAGCAGCTCGTGGGCCAGGTCGCCGCCAACATCCGCAAGATCCGCAAGCCCGAGCCCTACAAGGGCAAGGGCATCCGCTACGCCGATGAGCGCGTGCTGCGCAAGGCCGGCAAGTCGGCCAAGTAG
- the rpmD gene encoding 50S ribosomal protein L30, with protein sequence MAGTLKITQIRSAIGTKPKQRGTLRALGLRRINQTVELPDRPEIRGMVGRVPHLVKVEEA encoded by the coding sequence ATGGCTGGAACCCTCAAGATCACCCAGATCCGCTCCGCCATCGGCACCAAGCCGAAGCAGCGGGGCACCCTGCGTGCCCTCGGCCTGCGCCGCATCAACCAGACTGTTGAGCTCCCGGACCGGCCCGAGATCCGCGGCATGGTGGGTCGGGTGCCGCACCTCGTGAAAGTGGAAGAGGCATGA
- the rpsH gene encoding 30S ribosomal protein S8, whose translation MTMTDPVADMLTRIRNANVAFHDDVVMPASKLKEALAKILAREGYITDFALEDDPGRPGQKLRIVMKYTQDRKRTISGLRRVSKPGLRVYTKATDVPRVLGGMGIAILSTNQGLVTDREARQRKLGGEILCHVW comes from the coding sequence GTGACGATGACCGACCCCGTGGCCGACATGCTCACGCGCATCCGCAACGCCAACGTGGCCTTCCACGATGACGTCGTGATGCCGGCGTCGAAGCTCAAGGAGGCGCTGGCGAAGATCCTCGCTCGCGAGGGCTACATCACCGACTTCGCATTGGAAGACGACCCGGGGCGCCCGGGCCAGAAGCTGCGCATCGTGATGAAGTACACCCAGGACCGCAAGCGCACGATCTCCGGGCTGCGTCGCGTCTCGAAGCCCGGCCTCCGCGTGTACACGAAGGCAACCGATGTGCCGCGCGTGCTCGGCGGCATGGGGATCGCCATCCTTTCCACCAATCAGGGTCTCGTGACCGACCGTGAAGCGCGTCAGCGCAAGCTCGGCGGCGAGATCCTCTGTCACGTCTGGTAG
- the rplR gene encoding 50S ribosomal protein L18: MLQKVASRNRRHRRVRKHVRGTAARPRLSVFRSARHVYAQVIDDASGRTIASASTMEKDARGGVTANVDAAKSVGKRVGERAKAAGISTVVFDRGGYRYHGRVAAVADGAREAGLEF, translated from the coding sequence ATGCTCCAGAAGGTCGCGAGCCGCAACCGCAGGCACCGCCGTGTGCGCAAGCACGTGCGAGGCACTGCCGCGCGCCCGCGCCTGTCAGTGTTTCGCTCGGCGCGGCACGTCTATGCGCAGGTGATCGACGACGCGAGCGGACGCACGATCGCATCCGCCTCCACGATGGAGAAGGACGCGCGAGGTGGCGTGACCGCCAACGTGGACGCAGCAAAGAGCGTCGGCAAGCGAGTTGGGGAGCGCGCGAAGGCGGCTGGGATCTCGACAGTGGTATTCGACCGTGGCGGCTATCGGTACCACGGACGTGTCGCGGCAGTCGCCGACGGCGCCCGCGAAGCAGGACTGGAGTTCTAG
- the rpsE gene encoding 30S ribosomal protein S5 yields MPEGQYEERVIAINRVAKVVKGGRRFSFTALVVVGDGEGNVGLGYGKAKEVPAAIQKGMEEGRKNIFSVPLAGSTITHQIIGEHDAARVLLKPAAPGTGVIAGGAARAILEAAGVHDVLAKSLGSSNAINVSRATIEGLRSLRRPEEVAALRGKSAEEVSTAGMLRAYRERNSPKPEVTEVA; encoded by the coding sequence GTGCCCGAAGGTCAGTACGAAGAGCGTGTAATCGCGATCAACCGCGTCGCCAAGGTGGTCAAGGGCGGCCGGCGGTTCTCGTTCACCGCGCTCGTTGTCGTGGGTGACGGTGAAGGAAACGTCGGCCTCGGGTACGGCAAGGCGAAGGAAGTTCCGGCCGCTATCCAGAAGGGGATGGAAGAGGGCCGCAAGAACATCTTCAGCGTGCCGCTCGCTGGCTCCACGATCACGCACCAGATCATCGGCGAGCACGACGCAGCGCGGGTGCTGCTCAAGCCGGCTGCGCCCGGAACCGGTGTGATCGCCGGTGGTGCGGCACGCGCCATCCTCGAGGCCGCAGGAGTGCATGACGTGCTGGCGAAGTCGCTCGGATCGTCGAACGCGATCAACGTGTCGCGCGCGACGATCGAAGGGTTGCGCTCGCTCCGGCGACCAGAGGAGGTCGCGGCGCTGCGAGGCAAGTCGGCCGAAGAAGTGTCCACCGCCGGCATGTTGCGTGCGTATCGCGAGCGCAACTCGCCCAAGCCTGAGGTCACGGAGGTCGCGTGA
- the rplN gene encoding 50S ribosomal protein L14, which yields MIQQESRLKVADNSGAREVLCIKVLGGTRRRYAGIGDIFVATVKDAVPGAPVKKGEVVKCVVVRTKKERRRPDGSYIRFDENAAVLINDQMQPRGTRIFGPVGRELRDRRFMRIVSLAPEVL from the coding sequence GATCCAGCAGGAGTCACGACTCAAAGTCGCCGACAATTCCGGCGCACGCGAGGTCTTGTGCATCAAGGTCCTCGGCGGCACTCGGCGTCGCTACGCGGGCATCGGCGACATCTTCGTCGCGACGGTGAAGGACGCCGTCCCGGGTGCACCGGTCAAGAAGGGCGAAGTCGTCAAGTGCGTGGTCGTGCGCACGAAGAAGGAGCGGCGTCGTCCCGACGGGAGCTACATCCGCTTCGACGAGAACGCGGCCGTGCTGATCAACGACCAGATGCAACCGCGCGGTACGCGCATCTTCGGCCCGGTCGGTCGCGAGCTGCGCGACCGCCGGTTCATGCGCATCGTGTCCCTCGCCCCGGAGGTGCTCTGA
- a CDS encoding type Z 30S ribosomal protein S14, whose translation MAKKALIQKQQRKPKFKVRAYTRCRRCGRARSVYKKFALCRICFREMAHAGEIPGVTKASW comes from the coding sequence ATGGCGAAGAAGGCATTGATCCAGAAGCAGCAGCGCAAGCCGAAGTTCAAGGTGCGCGCGTACACGCGATGCCGTCGGTGTGGCCGGGCGCGCTCGGTGTACAAGAAGTTCGCGCTGTGTCGGATCTGCTTCCGTGAGATGGCGCATGCCGGCGAGATCCCCGGCGTGACGAAGGCTTCGTGGTGA